In Herbaspirillum seropedicae, a single window of DNA contains:
- a CDS encoding hybrid sensor histidine kinase/response regulator, whose translation MMRALLLTLALGLVHAPRAGALSIDFAQVGEAATITSALWLLHDPGAHLGVQEARAQPDWRPVGVSVLKLGYDEGAYWLYGTLRNAAEVPVTRWLGLGSARLEDVQLHLLDTDHGGDASAPAQMQQAGTRFPLGQRSVRSLRPFFTVTLAPGEERQFMLRVASDSIIDISVALWEPAAMRQEEGRELAIQGFLLGLSLLLAAYALVQGLVWRDRSLMLMAAWLVTAQAYICAFQGYLYRYLLEAGSPWIVHAPATLGCLATLIYLRMSQSLVELEQLWRWKTLYRCMILALGGVTLWTALGDYRDAAPVANASAGLSYLAWLASMLHAWRRRLDNARMLVLSFALAWLAMSMKMLELNGVFDGDLLPDWRFAALFQIGLLCMTSVIVTGRAVDLHRKHEQMQWTMLYLRVREQLKLEKAVAARTQELRQALQAADEANLAKSGFLTRISHDLRTPLTSILGFADMIQASGGPHAGHGRIIMRSARHMLTMVNDLIDYARGDPLDTPQPTPLYLHALLQEIAQEGQVLAQRQHNHFTLDISPDLPPVLALDARRLHRILGNLLDNAAKYTREGRIGLHVQWQADHADAGKGALQIEVSDTGCGIAPQFQSRIFEPFERADADRRQPGIGMGLAIVRLWVQRMGGSIVLESQPGMGTRMHLQLPAERGSEQDIASHHVQEHSSTRVLIDGAGRQVVVVEDSPEIARLLSDQLSSLGFAVSVFGDGETAIAHLSALTMDQEAPALVLTDYLLPGVHGGAVLQAARRLLPEVPVLLLSATLHACEVELDGDLRFDGSLLKPVNFSELQEMIAQLLQLPLLGSTASSASSGGSVGEVVAMPPEALLQAALAMIADGAVSDLIDWCETLGHEHPQCSQFQAQALEQISQGHLARLRAMCEQALSERTASAAI comes from the coding sequence ATGATGCGCGCTCTGCTGCTGACATTGGCGCTCGGGCTTGTGCATGCGCCGCGCGCGGGCGCGCTCAGCATCGACTTCGCGCAAGTGGGCGAGGCCGCCACCATCACGTCTGCGCTGTGGCTGCTGCATGACCCCGGCGCCCACCTGGGCGTGCAGGAGGCGCGCGCGCAGCCGGACTGGCGTCCCGTTGGCGTGAGTGTGCTCAAGCTTGGCTACGACGAAGGGGCTTACTGGCTGTACGGTACGCTGCGCAATGCGGCGGAGGTGCCCGTCACCCGCTGGCTGGGGCTGGGTTCGGCGCGCCTGGAAGACGTGCAGCTGCATCTGCTGGACACGGACCATGGCGGCGACGCCAGCGCGCCTGCGCAGATGCAGCAGGCCGGCACCCGCTTTCCCCTCGGGCAGCGCAGCGTGCGTTCCTTGCGCCCCTTCTTTACAGTGACGCTGGCCCCAGGCGAGGAGCGACAGTTCATGCTGCGCGTGGCCAGCGACTCCATCATCGACATCAGCGTGGCGCTGTGGGAGCCCGCCGCGATGCGCCAGGAAGAAGGTCGCGAACTGGCGATCCAGGGCTTCCTCCTGGGCCTGTCGCTGCTGCTGGCGGCCTATGCGCTGGTGCAGGGGCTGGTCTGGCGCGATCGCAGCCTCATGCTCATGGCGGCCTGGCTGGTGACGGCGCAGGCCTATATCTGCGCCTTCCAGGGCTACCTGTATCGCTACCTGCTGGAAGCGGGCAGCCCCTGGATCGTCCATGCTCCCGCCACCCTGGGTTGCCTGGCCACGCTGATCTACCTGCGCATGAGCCAGAGCCTGGTGGAGCTGGAGCAGCTATGGCGCTGGAAGACGCTGTACCGGTGCATGATCCTGGCGCTGGGCGGAGTGACCTTGTGGACGGCGCTGGGCGACTATCGCGACGCCGCCCCGGTCGCCAACGCCAGCGCCGGGCTGTCCTACCTGGCCTGGCTGGCCTCGATGCTGCACGCCTGGCGGCGGCGACTGGACAATGCGCGCATGCTGGTGCTGTCCTTTGCCCTGGCCTGGCTGGCGATGTCGATGAAGATGCTGGAACTCAACGGCGTGTTCGACGGCGACCTGCTGCCGGACTGGCGCTTTGCCGCGCTGTTCCAGATCGGGCTGCTGTGCATGACCAGCGTGATCGTGACCGGCCGCGCGGTGGACCTGCATCGCAAGCACGAACAGATGCAATGGACCATGCTCTACCTGCGCGTGCGCGAACAGCTCAAGCTGGAAAAGGCGGTCGCCGCGCGCACCCAGGAACTGCGCCAGGCCCTGCAGGCGGCCGACGAAGCCAACCTGGCCAAGAGCGGTTTCCTGACCCGCATCAGCCACGACCTGCGCACCCCGCTCACCTCCATCCTCGGCTTTGCCGACATGATCCAGGCCAGCGGCGGCCCGCATGCGGGACACGGCCGCATCATCATGCGCAGCGCCCGCCACATGCTGACCATGGTCAACGACCTGATCGACTATGCCCGCGGCGATCCGCTGGACACCCCGCAGCCGACGCCGCTGTACCTGCACGCCCTGCTTCAGGAGATCGCCCAGGAGGGCCAGGTGCTGGCCCAGCGCCAGCACAATCATTTCACCCTGGACATCAGCCCGGACCTGCCGCCCGTGCTGGCCCTGGATGCGCGGCGCCTGCACCGCATCCTCGGCAATCTGCTGGACAACGCCGCCAAGTACACCCGCGAGGGCCGCATCGGCCTGCACGTGCAGTGGCAGGCCGACCACGCCGACGCCGGCAAGGGCGCGCTGCAGATCGAGGTCAGTGATACCGGATGCGGCATTGCGCCGCAGTTCCAGTCACGCATCTTCGAACCCTTCGAGCGCGCCGACGCCGACCGCCGGCAACCCGGCATCGGCATGGGCCTGGCCATCGTCAGGCTATGGGTGCAGCGCATGGGCGGCAGTATTGTGCTGGAGAGCCAGCCAGGCATGGGCACCCGCATGCACCTGCAACTGCCGGCCGAGCGGGGATCGGAACAGGATATCGCCAGCCATCACGTGCAGGAGCACAGCAGTACGCGCGTACTCATCGATGGCGCTGGCCGCCAGGTGGTGGTGGTGGAAGACAGTCCGGAAATCGCCCGCTTGCTGTCAGACCAGTTGAGCAGCCTGGGCTTCGCGGTGAGCGTGTTCGGCGATGGCGAAACCGCCATCGCCCACCTGTCCGCGCTGACCATGGACCAGGAAGCCCCCGCACTGGTGCTGACCGACTACCTGCTGCCCGGCGTACATGGCGGCGCCGTGTTGCAGGCGGCGCGCCGCCTGCTGCCGGAAGTGCCGGTGCTGCTGCTGTCGGCCACCCTGCATGCCTGCGAGGTCGAGCTTGACGGGGATCTGCGCTTTGACGGCAGCCTGCTCAAGCCGGTCAACTTCAGCGAGCTGCAAGAGATGATCGCGCAACTGCTGCAATTGCCATTGCTGGGAAGCACCGCCAGCAGCGCCAGCAGCGGCGGCAGCGTCGGCGAGGTCGTGGCCATGCCACCCGAGGCGCTGTTGCAGGCGGCCCTGGCGATGATTGCGGACGGGGCGGTATCCGACCTGATCGACTGGTGCGAAACGCTGGGTCATGAACATCCCCAGTGCAGCCAGTTCCAGGCGCAGGCGCTTGAGCAGATCTCGCAGGGCCATCTGGCGAGATTGCGCGCCATGTGCGAGCAGGCGCTCAGCGAGCGCACGGCATCGGCCGCCATCTGA
- a CDS encoding response regulator, with the protein MIYKPLTPLPPGPLSGQRILVVDDAEDDRTLLSGFLLRHGVRLYIGTDGQDGYRKAQTVRPDLILMDIRMPGYDGLTSCRLLKANTSTRNIPVIFLSAATTTEEKVTGLSTGAVDYITKPFDFEEVRLRLCIHLRSAARSNAPSASTESVEIPHGTNTFDMVLFQAARKLMLEKLDQTLSLNGLASAVGTNARRLSSAFKNCAGVTVFDFLREERMREARRLLSETTLEIGAIALALGYSNTANFSTAFRERFGMPPSQFRR; encoded by the coding sequence ATGATCTACAAACCGCTCACCCCCCTCCCCCCCGGCCCCCTCTCCGGCCAACGCATCCTGGTGGTCGATGATGCCGAGGACGACCGCACCCTGCTCTCGGGATTCCTGCTGCGCCATGGCGTGCGCCTCTACATCGGCACCGATGGACAGGATGGCTATCGCAAGGCCCAGACCGTGCGGCCGGACCTGATCCTGATGGATATCCGCATGCCCGGCTACGACGGCCTGACCAGTTGTCGCCTGCTCAAGGCCAATACGAGCACGCGCAATATTCCGGTGATCTTCCTCTCTGCAGCCACGACCACGGAAGAGAAGGTCACCGGACTCTCCACCGGCGCCGTGGACTACATCACCAAACCCTTCGACTTCGAGGAAGTGCGACTGAGGTTGTGCATCCATCTGCGCTCGGCGGCGCGCAGCAATGCGCCCTCGGCCAGCACGGAGAGTGTGGAAATTCCGCACGGGACCAATACCTTCGACATGGTGCTGTTCCAGGCTGCCCGCAAGCTGATGCTGGAAAAGCTGGACCAGACCCTGAGCCTCAATGGCCTGGCCTCGGCGGTGGGCACCAATGCACGTCGGCTCAGCAGCGCCTTCAAGAACTGCGCGGGCGTGACCGTGTTCGACTTCCTGCGCGAAGAGCGCATGAGGGAAGCGCGCCGGCTGCTCTCGGAAACCACGCTGGAGATTGGCGCCATCGCACTGGCGCTGGGGTATAGCAATACGGCCAATTTCTCCACGGCGTTCCGCGAGCGCTTCGGCATGCCGCCCAGCCAGTTCCGCCGCTGA
- a CDS encoding response regulator transcription factor — protein MVAVFLVESASRRQCNAPLREYLRAYGHTLISSMEKGGGLMMPARAGDIAIVDMGRAAGPACEVVRRLRAVNARIGILLIAAPDECIASRILGLNSGADFCEPMPVRLDILMTYINVILRRLVPGVWQLDLKARTLRTPSNDALKVNEKEMALLRLLAANSHHLASRSDIAGVFGKPYVDFDERMLEKIVSRLRRKWRESKLSSLPLQTLHGEGYYFSEPIQAR, from the coding sequence ATGGTTGCAGTGTTTCTGGTCGAGAGCGCTTCCAGGCGGCAGTGCAATGCGCCGCTGCGCGAATATCTGCGTGCGTACGGTCATACGTTGATCTCGTCGATGGAGAAGGGGGGCGGGCTCATGATGCCAGCGCGTGCGGGCGATATCGCTATCGTCGATATGGGACGAGCGGCTGGTCCCGCTTGCGAGGTGGTGCGCAGGCTGCGCGCGGTAAATGCGCGCATCGGCATCCTGCTCATTGCCGCGCCCGATGAATGCATAGCCAGTCGTATCCTCGGCCTGAACAGCGGTGCTGATTTCTGCGAGCCGATGCCGGTGCGGCTGGACATCCTGATGACTTACATCAACGTGATACTGCGTCGGTTGGTGCCGGGCGTCTGGCAGCTCGACTTGAAGGCGCGCACCTTGCGCACGCCCAGCAATGATGCATTGAAGGTCAATGAGAAGGAGATGGCCTTGCTTAGGCTCTTGGCGGCCAATTCGCATCACTTGGCCAGCCGCAGCGATATCGCTGGCGTCTTCGGGAAGCCCTATGTCGATTTCGATGAGCGCATGCTGGAAAAGATTGTCAGCCGGCTGCGTCGCAAGTGGCGCGAGAGCAAGCTGAGCAGCTTGCCGCTGCAGACCTTGCATGGAGAGGGCTATTACTTCAGCGAGCCTATCCAGGCCCGTTGA